Proteins encoded in a region of the Streptomyces sp. NBC_01298 genome:
- a CDS encoding non-ribosomal peptide synthetase, with protein MSSHLTVGQRKIAASQRPASAAFWAGFLDGSRATGFPADRPAAARTGRTRPAAVLDLDPALAERLTAVSRGDDTTLHTLFTAAAIALLNAYTGERDLVVGQPPTVPQPLARVLPARLELLAEDTLKSLLGRLRQATLDVLAHQDYPVELAGAEVEVAVALEGLHAAEAVDAVATDVLFHVRRTEAGFAVEVRTEAERSSPQNATRLAAHYAALLTAALAAPDTALAELDLSTGADAAVVAAANDTTAPFPGDVTLPELFARTVAATPDAVAVVSGEHSLTFAELDRATTRLARTLREQGVGREAIVGVLAERSVEMLVAILAVLKAGAAYLPLDVSLPAARMTYMLEDSKAAIVLARPDRADLVPSSVTVLELAADTSEDAGEPLETGAATDAAYVIYTSGSTGAPKGVVVEHRSVVNRLHWMQRAYAIGAADTILQKTPVSFDVSVWELFWWHIEGARVALLAPGGEREPEAIVAAVERHRVTTLHFVPTMLGAFLDYVAATGAQGRLSSLRRVFASGEALGVHHVRRFAELLGHAELVNLYGPTEATVDVSHHRTSADDTVVPIGLPIDNIRLYVLDERRRERPVGLPGELYIAGDGLARGYLHRAELTAERFVENPFEGESRAYRTGDLVRRLPDGSLEYLGRNDSQVKLRGYRIELGEIERRLLDHQGVGDAVVVVRTGTDGHQRLVGYAVAAESAESAESAGSAESAGSAGSAGSTEDRPTEQQLRVHLAGTLPEYMVPARVVVLDAFPLSPNGKLDRGALPEPATEAVGHVEPRTDSERALAGLIAEVLGRDRIGVHDSFFALGGTSIHFVTVLAKARALGLAFTFQQLFANPTVAALAAVLDEGGTREELRHEFAPFELISEEERGRLPEDVEDAYPMSMLSAGTIFQSEMTRGSSQYHDIIGYLINSGFNAEAFTEAVRILVDHNPIFRTSYRLSGFRDYLQLVHKSVDPPPVFIADVRHLDEAAQEVWYEEWEREEKAHAFDWEYPGLIRLHVHVLRDDLYRYSISQHNSALDGWSINLVHTKLFEIYHALCTDGVFTGEPVPNHLRNFIGLEQQSINSQVDKQYWLDRLEDRPRTIIPRLRPRDEEAAFHVILQDVPLPRGLSDRIVALAGRLGVPVKTVLLAAHMKVHAVVTGERDVMTGYEHSGRPEVADAEKACGLFLNSVPLRVEIADGSWEGLIRQIYDAETSFLPHRRYPMAKMKQDLQTQVPLFETVFNFTHFYSLKKLRELPEFSLLDVRAVAITEFPFRSEFSRHFYTDEVQLSLHYHTDAFDNDHIVRIGGYFIAALDRMTADPSDPHATRPLLGDEELASLAEFGSRPQPAVADGGDLASGARVLVLDPSGLPAAIGAPGDIALVGADGTRSVVGRGRWLPTGVLERAGDGADEPQAPEVTAAVEAAPEAEGELSSAAIRVAAVWGEVLGIDPTSIKLTDDFFELGGNSLAAMRAVMMLNGLVTIKDVMRNSRLGEQADLAEKLTQDEGSGVLVRLTPADDRPSATLVCFPYGAGHAVHFRPVADAMRRKDSSFAVLGVELPGHDPKSGADELMQVTDIAGLVVEELLRQERGRIVLWGHCVGSALALEVARLLTARNVGVEHLFIGAKLLYDAAALHESIDYVSSMTYEDIKRWLIVESGFTGFDELGASYADLLVRTFRHDSTSANAYYLNTYGDGGAVAARPVTVPTTAVYAADDPVTTGFAERYRDWEPFTGVPRVLEMPGGGHYFTRTRPAKVVEIVLDTLAESAESAASAASAEPKGEGR; from the coding sequence ATGAGTTCTCACCTGACCGTCGGGCAGCGAAAGATCGCCGCCTCGCAGCGGCCCGCCTCGGCGGCGTTCTGGGCCGGCTTCCTCGACGGGTCCCGCGCCACCGGGTTCCCGGCCGACCGCCCCGCCGCCGCCCGTACCGGACGCACCCGGCCGGCCGCGGTGCTCGACCTCGATCCCGCGCTGGCCGAGCGGCTGACCGCCGTCAGCCGTGGCGACGACACCACGCTCCACACGCTGTTCACCGCGGCCGCGATCGCACTGCTGAACGCGTACACCGGTGAGCGCGACCTGGTGGTCGGCCAGCCTCCGACCGTGCCCCAGCCGCTGGCCCGGGTCCTGCCGGCCCGCCTCGAACTGCTCGCCGAGGACACCCTCAAGTCCCTGCTGGGCCGGCTGCGCCAGGCCACCCTGGACGTGCTCGCCCACCAGGACTACCCGGTCGAGCTGGCCGGCGCCGAGGTCGAGGTGGCCGTGGCGCTGGAGGGCCTGCACGCCGCGGAGGCGGTCGACGCGGTCGCCACCGACGTGCTGTTCCACGTACGGCGCACCGAGGCCGGCTTCGCCGTCGAGGTGCGCACCGAGGCGGAACGGTCCTCCCCGCAGAACGCCACCCGCCTCGCCGCCCACTACGCGGCCCTGCTCACCGCCGCCCTGGCAGCGCCCGACACCGCGCTCGCGGAGCTGGACCTGAGCACCGGGGCGGATGCGGCCGTGGTCGCCGCGGCCAACGACACCACCGCGCCGTTCCCCGGCGACGTGACCCTCCCGGAACTCTTCGCCCGCACGGTGGCGGCGACCCCCGACGCCGTCGCCGTCGTGTCCGGCGAGCACTCCCTCACCTTCGCCGAGCTCGACCGCGCCACCACACGGCTGGCCCGCACGCTCCGGGAGCAGGGCGTGGGCCGCGAGGCCATCGTCGGTGTCCTCGCCGAGCGGTCGGTCGAGATGCTCGTCGCCATCCTCGCCGTCCTGAAGGCCGGAGCCGCCTACCTGCCCCTCGACGTCTCCCTGCCGGCCGCGCGCATGACGTACATGCTCGAGGACAGCAAGGCGGCGATCGTCCTGGCGCGGCCCGACCGCGCCGACCTGGTGCCGTCCTCCGTCACCGTGCTGGAGCTGGCCGCGGACACCTCCGAGGACGCCGGCGAGCCCCTGGAGACGGGGGCCGCGACCGACGCCGCGTACGTCATCTACACCTCCGGCTCCACGGGCGCCCCCAAGGGCGTGGTGGTGGAACACCGCAGCGTCGTCAACCGGCTCCACTGGATGCAGCGCGCGTACGCGATCGGCGCCGCGGACACGATCCTGCAGAAGACGCCCGTCTCCTTCGACGTCTCCGTGTGGGAGCTGTTCTGGTGGCACATCGAGGGCGCCCGCGTCGCCCTGCTGGCACCGGGCGGCGAGCGCGAGCCGGAGGCCATCGTGGCCGCCGTCGAGCGACACCGGGTGACCACCCTGCACTTCGTGCCGACCATGCTCGGCGCGTTCCTCGACTACGTGGCGGCCACCGGAGCCCAGGGGCGCCTCTCCTCACTGCGCCGCGTCTTCGCCAGTGGCGAGGCCCTGGGCGTGCACCACGTGCGCCGCTTCGCCGAACTGCTCGGCCACGCCGAGCTGGTGAACCTCTACGGGCCCACCGAGGCGACCGTGGACGTCAGCCACCACCGCACCTCGGCCGACGACACCGTGGTGCCGATCGGTCTGCCCATCGACAACATCCGGCTGTACGTGCTCGACGAGCGGCGCCGCGAGCGGCCGGTGGGCCTGCCCGGCGAGCTGTACATCGCCGGCGACGGCCTGGCCCGCGGCTATCTCCACCGCGCGGAACTCACCGCGGAGCGGTTCGTGGAGAACCCCTTCGAGGGCGAGTCCCGCGCCTACCGCACCGGTGACCTCGTCCGGCGCCTCCCGGACGGCTCCCTGGAGTACCTGGGCCGCAACGACTCCCAGGTCAAGCTCCGCGGCTACCGCATCGAGTTGGGCGAGATCGAGCGCCGCCTCCTCGACCATCAGGGCGTCGGCGACGCGGTGGTCGTGGTGCGCACCGGGACGGACGGGCACCAGCGGCTCGTCGGGTACGCCGTGGCCGCCGAGAGCGCCGAGAGCGCCGAGAGCGCCGGGAGCGCCGAGAGCGCCGGGAGCGCCGGGAGCGCCGGGAGCACCGAGGACCGGCCGACGGAGCAGCAGCTGCGCGTCCACCTCGCCGGAACGCTGCCCGAGTACATGGTCCCGGCCCGCGTCGTCGTGCTGGACGCCTTCCCGCTGTCCCCGAACGGCAAGCTCGACCGGGGCGCCCTGCCGGAGCCCGCCACCGAGGCCGTCGGCCATGTGGAGCCCCGCACCGACAGCGAGAGGGCGCTGGCGGGCCTGATCGCCGAGGTGCTCGGCCGCGACCGGATCGGCGTGCACGACAGCTTCTTCGCGCTAGGTGGCACCTCCATCCACTTCGTCACCGTGCTGGCCAAGGCGCGGGCGCTCGGCCTGGCCTTCACCTTCCAGCAGCTCTTCGCCAACCCGACCGTCGCCGCCCTGGCGGCCGTACTGGACGAAGGCGGCACCCGGGAGGAACTGCGCCACGAGTTCGCCCCGTTCGAGCTCATCAGCGAGGAGGAGCGGGGCCGTCTGCCGGAGGACGTCGAGGACGCCTACCCGATGTCGATGCTCTCGGCGGGCACCATCTTCCAGAGCGAGATGACCCGCGGCAGCTCCCAGTACCACGACATCATCGGCTACCTGATCAACAGCGGCTTCAACGCCGAGGCCTTCACCGAGGCCGTACGGATCCTGGTCGACCACAACCCGATCTTCCGCACGAGCTACCGGCTGAGCGGCTTCCGCGACTACCTGCAGCTCGTCCACAAGTCAGTGGACCCGCCGCCGGTGTTCATCGCCGACGTCCGCCACCTCGACGAGGCGGCCCAGGAGGTCTGGTACGAGGAGTGGGAGCGCGAGGAGAAGGCGCACGCCTTCGACTGGGAGTACCCCGGCCTCATCCGGCTGCACGTCCACGTCCTGCGCGACGACCTGTACCGCTACAGCATCAGCCAGCACAATTCGGCGCTGGACGGCTGGAGCATCAACCTGGTGCACACCAAGCTGTTCGAGATCTACCACGCCCTGTGCACCGACGGCGTGTTCACCGGCGAGCCGGTCCCCAACCACCTGCGCAACTTCATCGGCCTGGAGCAGCAGTCGATCAACTCGCAGGTGGACAAGCAGTACTGGCTCGACCGCCTGGAGGACCGGCCGCGGACGATCATCCCGCGGCTTCGTCCGCGGGACGAGGAAGCGGCCTTCCACGTCATCCTGCAGGACGTGCCGCTCCCGCGCGGGCTCTCCGACCGGATCGTGGCGCTGGCCGGACGCCTCGGCGTCCCGGTGAAGACCGTGCTGCTCGCCGCCCACATGAAGGTGCACGCCGTGGTGACCGGCGAGCGGGACGTCATGACCGGCTACGAGCACAGCGGCCGCCCGGAAGTCGCGGACGCGGAGAAGGCGTGCGGCCTCTTCCTCAACTCGGTGCCGCTGCGGGTGGAGATCGCCGACGGCAGCTGGGAGGGGCTGATCCGGCAGATCTACGACGCCGAGACCTCGTTCCTGCCGCACCGCCGCTACCCGATGGCCAAGATGAAGCAGGACCTGCAGACCCAGGTGCCGCTGTTCGAGACCGTCTTCAACTTCACGCACTTCTACTCGCTGAAGAAGCTGCGCGAGCTGCCCGAGTTCTCGCTGCTGGACGTCCGCGCCGTGGCCATCACGGAGTTCCCGTTCCGCTCGGAGTTCTCCCGGCACTTCTACACCGACGAGGTGCAGCTCAGCCTGCACTACCACACCGACGCGTTCGACAACGATCACATCGTGCGCATCGGCGGCTACTTCATCGCCGCGCTCGACCGGATGACCGCCGACCCGTCGGACCCGCACGCGACCCGGCCGCTGCTCGGTGACGAGGAACTGGCCTCGCTGGCGGAGTTCGGCTCCCGCCCGCAGCCGGCCGTGGCCGACGGCGGGGACCTCGCGTCCGGCGCCCGCGTCCTCGTACTCGACCCGTCGGGCCTGCCCGCGGCGATCGGCGCCCCGGGCGACATCGCCCTGGTGGGCGCGGACGGCACCCGCTCGGTCGTCGGCCGGGGCCGCTGGCTGCCCACCGGCGTGCTGGAGCGGGCCGGTGACGGCGCCGACGAGCCGCAGGCGCCAGAGGTGACGGCGGCGGTGGAAGCCGCCCCGGAGGCCGAGGGCGAACTGTCCTCGGCGGCGATCCGCGTGGCGGCGGTCTGGGGCGAGGTCCTCGGCATCGACCCCACGTCGATCAAGCTCACCGACGACTTCTTCGAGCTCGGCGGCAACTCGCTGGCGGCCATGCGCGCGGTGATGATGCTCAACGGCCTGGTGACGATCAAGGACGTGATGCGCAACTCCCGTCTGGGCGAGCAGGCCGACCTGGCCGAGAAGCTCACCCAGGACGAGGGATCCGGTGTCCTGGTGCGGCTCACGCCCGCCGACGACCGGCCCTCGGCGACCCTCGTCTGCTTCCCCTACGGCGCCGGTCACGCGGTGCACTTCCGCCCGGTCGCCGACGCGATGCGGCGCAAGGACTCCTCCTTCGCCGTGCTGGGCGTCGAACTGCCCGGCCACGACCCCAAGTCCGGTGCCGACGAGCTGATGCAGGTCACCGACATCGCGGGCCTGGTGGTCGAGGAGCTGCTGCGCCAGGAGCGCGGCAGGATCGTCCTGTGGGGCCACTGCGTCGGGTCCGCGCTGGCCCTCGAGGTGGCGCGGCTGCTGACGGCGCGCAACGTCGGGGTGGAGCACCTGTTCATCGGTGCCAAGCTGCTGTACGACGCCGCGGCCCTGCACGAGTCCATCGACTACGTCTCCTCGATGACGTACGAGGACATCAAGCGCTGGCTCATCGTGGAGAGCGGCTTCACGGGCTTCGACGAGCTCGGAGCCTCGTACGCCGATCTGCTCGTGCGCACCTTCCGGCACGACTCGACCAGCGCCAACGCGTACTACCTGAACACGTACGGGGACGGCGGCGCCGTCGCCGCGCGGCCGGTGACCGTACCGACGACGGCCGTGTACGCGGCCGACGACCCGGTCACCACCGGTTTCGCGGAGCGCTACCGGGACTGGGAGCCCTTCACCGGCGTCCCGCGCGTGCTCGAGATGCCCGGCGGCGGCCACTACTTCACGCGCACCCGGCCGGCCAAGGTCGTCGAGATCGTCCTCGACACGCTCGCCGAGTCCGCCGAGTCCGCCGCGTCCGCCGCGTCCGCCGAGCCGAAGGGTGAGGGGCGATGA
- a CDS encoding cytochrome P450 — MTATDVPAAVPAAAPVDLSLDLASPANFDPEPPYRVWAAMRDLPQLPWQDRPDAPGFYSVTRHDHTRTVLRDVATYSSEWGMTLDSTLGVRDPAAGLMIELTDKPRHARLRKLVTGAITPQFVHSLTPVIEEHARRLAEAAVRQGEVDAVGALTAPMPRLAIGSILGIPEEDREAVASMASRAITGTEAAGAAAPTLAERRRFSETGNNDLLMYFVEIIEGEPHRLDPNGMVRRLMDIEMDGERLSSDEVLLNCLNLAIGGYETTKNAVAAGLLRLATTPGAWQWLREDHGRIPAMIEEMLRFDTPAMHLIRTVTRPAVLGGTELKEGDTVCVWLSAANRDPEVFEAPEEFRLDRTPNNHLSFTIGPHFCLGAVLARLEMRSLFTELLTRVESVEALSGLIRRPSNFISGIDRFDIRLRPA; from the coding sequence ATGACGGCGACCGATGTACCGGCGGCCGTACCGGCGGCCGCGCCGGTGGACCTTTCGCTGGACCTCGCCTCCCCGGCGAACTTCGACCCGGAACCGCCCTACCGGGTCTGGGCCGCGATGCGGGACCTGCCTCAACTCCCTTGGCAGGACCGGCCGGATGCGCCCGGCTTCTACTCGGTGACCCGGCACGACCACACCCGGACCGTCCTGCGCGACGTGGCCACGTACAGCTCCGAATGGGGCATGACGCTGGACAGCACGCTCGGCGTCCGCGACCCCGCGGCGGGGCTGATGATCGAGCTGACCGACAAGCCGCGCCACGCACGGCTGCGCAAGCTGGTCACCGGGGCGATCACCCCGCAGTTCGTCCATTCGCTCACCCCGGTCATCGAGGAGCACGCCCGGCGGCTGGCCGAAGCGGCCGTACGGCAGGGCGAGGTCGACGCGGTCGGCGCGCTGACCGCCCCGATGCCGAGGCTCGCCATCGGTTCCATCCTCGGCATCCCCGAGGAGGACCGCGAGGCGGTCGCCTCGATGGCCAGCCGGGCCATCACCGGTACCGAGGCGGCGGGCGCCGCGGCGCCCACCCTGGCCGAGCGCCGCCGCTTCAGCGAAACCGGCAACAACGACCTCCTCATGTACTTCGTGGAGATCATCGAGGGGGAGCCGCACCGGCTGGACCCGAACGGCATGGTCCGGCGCCTGATGGACATCGAGATGGACGGCGAGCGCCTGAGCTCGGACGAGGTGCTGCTCAACTGCCTCAACCTGGCCATCGGCGGCTACGAGACCACGAAGAACGCCGTGGCGGCGGGCCTGCTCCGGCTCGCCACCACGCCGGGCGCCTGGCAGTGGCTGCGCGAGGACCACGGGCGGATCCCCGCGATGATCGAGGAGATGCTCCGCTTCGACACCCCCGCCATGCACCTCATCCGCACGGTGACCCGGCCGGCCGTGCTCGGCGGAACGGAGCTGAAGGAAGGGGACACGGTCTGCGTCTGGCTCTCGGCGGCCAACCGCGACCCGGAGGTGTTCGAGGCGCCCGAGGAGTTCCGCCTCGACCGGACGCCCAACAACCACCTGTCCTTCACCATCGGACCGCACTTCTGCCTGGGCGCCGTACTGGCCCGGCTGGAGATGCGCTCGCTCTTCACCGAACTGCTCACGCGCGTGGAGTCGGTGGAGGCCCTGTCCGGTCTGATCCGCCGGCCGTCGAACTTCATCTCCGGAATCGACCGGTTCGACATCCGCCTGCGTCCGGCCTGA
- a CDS encoding ATP-grasp domain-containing protein has product MQMELPAGRVIMVGFGKLLLNQMEQFLPENSVVVVEDPDIIRKRDVHAAAATLRCVHSVVAAPYHQDLALVEAVEEHLAGEPVALVIAGLEYGVHGAAVLAERWGRPGAGAKAAAALTDKLELRAAARAGGLRNPEWTEVHGPADAEEFAAGGPVVLKPANRHASLGVQLLEAGDDIAAAWELTVAARDDIMLPDRELAWRYMAERRLYGHEYSVEALVRGGRIVFLNVTEKLTAGGRYPVELGHVVPAGLPDDVRRGFEEAMTRFVEAIGYDTGILHAEWMLGEEGPVLIECAGRVPGDSITFLLDAAYGGNVIRALVELLAGGSPKLPGGAPMGAAIRFLTAPAGTVREVTGIEEVQQRTGVLRAAVTVGPGDHVPELRSSWDRVGEIMVLAAGPAEARTAAEEAAGAVRITVDAEAAL; this is encoded by the coding sequence ATGCAGATGGAACTCCCCGCCGGCCGGGTGATCATGGTCGGCTTCGGCAAGCTGCTGCTGAACCAGATGGAGCAGTTCCTGCCGGAGAACAGCGTGGTGGTGGTCGAGGACCCCGACATCATCCGCAAGCGCGATGTCCACGCGGCCGCGGCCACGCTGCGGTGCGTCCACTCCGTCGTCGCCGCCCCGTACCACCAGGACCTCGCGCTCGTCGAAGCCGTCGAGGAGCACCTGGCGGGAGAGCCCGTCGCACTCGTCATCGCCGGTCTCGAGTACGGCGTCCACGGTGCGGCCGTCCTCGCCGAGCGCTGGGGGAGGCCCGGCGCCGGCGCCAAGGCCGCCGCCGCGCTCACGGACAAGCTGGAGCTCCGTGCGGCCGCGCGGGCCGGGGGGCTGCGCAACCCCGAATGGACCGAGGTGCACGGGCCCGCGGACGCCGAGGAGTTCGCCGCCGGCGGCCCCGTCGTCCTCAAGCCCGCGAACCGGCACGCCTCGCTGGGCGTTCAGTTGCTGGAGGCGGGCGACGACATCGCCGCCGCCTGGGAACTCACCGTCGCCGCCCGCGACGACATCATGCTGCCCGACCGGGAACTCGCCTGGCGCTACATGGCCGAACGCCGCCTGTACGGCCACGAGTACAGCGTCGAGGCCCTGGTGCGCGGCGGCCGGATCGTGTTCCTGAACGTCACCGAGAAGCTCACCGCCGGCGGCCGCTACCCGGTGGAGCTGGGCCACGTCGTGCCGGCCGGCCTTCCGGACGACGTACGGCGCGGCTTCGAGGAAGCGATGACGCGCTTCGTCGAAGCCATCGGGTACGACACCGGCATCCTGCACGCCGAATGGATGCTCGGCGAGGAGGGACCGGTCCTCATCGAATGCGCGGGCCGGGTGCCCGGTGACTCGATCACCTTCCTGCTCGACGCGGCGTACGGCGGCAACGTGATCCGCGCGCTGGTGGAACTCCTCGCGGGCGGCAGCCCGAAGCTGCCCGGCGGCGCCCCGATGGGCGCGGCGATCCGCTTCCTGACCGCGCCCGCGGGCACGGTCCGGGAGGTGACGGGCATCGAGGAGGTACAGCAGCGGACCGGTGTGCTGCGCGCCGCCGTCACCGTGGGACCGGGCGACCACGTGCCCGAACTCCGCTCCTCCTGGGACAGGGTCGGCGAGATCATGGTGCTCGCCGCCGGGCCGGCCGAGGCCCGGACCGCGGCCGAGGAAGCGGCCGGAGCCGTCCGCATCACCGTGGACGCCGAGGCCGCGCTGTGA
- a CDS encoding amino acid adenylation domain-containing protein has product MRATQGYPRDATIHALFLRQAAATPDAPAVVGEHGTLTYRDLAERSARLAARVLAYGIRPGELVAVRAERSPEWVIANLAVLRAGAAYLPISPSEPDRRVEYLLDDGGVRLVLGDREGEAPGGRGTEMAIRDDLAPDAGAPDAGDPQAGEPEGVGAESLAYVMYTSGSTGRPKGVMVCHRNVVRLVRGADFVAFSETMRVLQTGAVSFDASTFELWGPLLNGGALVLPEEDAVLDAGRLGAALRDHGVTTLWLTSPLFSRIARQDPSVFAPLDDLVVGGDVVAGEHVAAVLDACPGIRVVNGYGPTENTTFSTTHRIGRDETGGPLPVGRPIAHSTAYVLDPAGAAVEPGTEGELYVGGDGVALGYLGRPELTGQVFLPDPFLPGGRMYRTGDLARQRPDGVIEFLGRADGQVKIRGYRIEPGEIESVLRGHPSVGEAVVVPLVREGGEASDRYLAAYFTEAEPLDVREVREHLAERLPRHLIPGHLVLLDSIPLTAHGKVDRSALPDPADLHDLPAEHVPPRDAVEERLVAIWESVLPGATVGVLDSAFDHGVDSLMAAGLATAIGTEFRVPVTVADVFRNPTVEDLAVLLGTRAPEPRGPAELPAAPPADHYPLAPQQYPLFVAQHRDEASVQYNVPLLLDLPADVDEVRLAEAWRGLVRRHEVLRTAFLLKDEPVQVVRAEVVSELRVTQGEPRLDELVRPFDLAAAPLARAGLYRSGDRAVLFVDLHHLVVDGLSLGHLFGDLDALYHGRELPPVAHPYRDYAHWAAAGEGKGIAEEQRAYWTSAFRGRPAPAELPTDRPRPALRTHAGDLLPFGLGTGRTAALRAFAAQRSVTLFAPLAAAYAVFLSVATGQQDVTVGVPAAGRTAPGLDTAVGMFVNTVSLRLRPSGDKPFGALVEEAATTAREAFAHQDFPYGELVREAGEPVPGRNPLFDTLLALQASSLQAVEFLGQHVLLRPRHTGQGMADLNMQVFEEQDDLHIEWEYSTELFDRATVAAFRDTLLGILDRALAHPDTTVAALGRPAGPGATATDTTAAPELPGIAFDF; this is encoded by the coding sequence ATGAGAGCTACACAGGGCTACCCGCGCGACGCGACGATCCACGCGCTGTTCCTCCGGCAGGCCGCGGCGACCCCCGACGCGCCCGCGGTGGTCGGTGAGCACGGCACGCTGACCTACCGCGACCTGGCGGAACGTTCGGCCCGGCTCGCCGCCCGCGTCCTCGCGTACGGGATCCGCCCCGGGGAACTCGTCGCGGTGCGCGCCGAGCGGAGCCCCGAGTGGGTGATCGCCAACCTGGCCGTGCTGCGCGCCGGAGCCGCGTACCTGCCGATCAGCCCCTCCGAACCCGACCGGCGGGTGGAGTACCTGCTCGACGACGGCGGGGTGCGGCTGGTGCTCGGGGACCGCGAGGGCGAGGCGCCCGGCGGCCGCGGGACCGAGATGGCGATCCGGGACGACCTGGCACCGGACGCGGGGGCGCCGGACGCCGGGGACCCGCAGGCGGGCGAGCCCGAGGGCGTCGGGGCCGAGAGCCTCGCGTACGTGATGTACACCTCGGGCAGCACCGGACGGCCCAAGGGCGTCATGGTGTGCCACCGCAACGTGGTCCGCCTGGTCCGCGGCGCGGACTTCGTCGCGTTCTCGGAGACGATGCGGGTCCTGCAGACCGGTGCGGTCTCCTTCGACGCGAGCACCTTCGAGCTCTGGGGCCCGCTCCTGAACGGCGGTGCGCTGGTGCTGCCCGAGGAGGACGCCGTTCTGGACGCCGGCCGCCTCGGGGCCGCGCTGAGGGACCACGGGGTCACCACGCTGTGGCTCACCTCGCCCCTCTTCAGCCGGATCGCCCGGCAGGACCCCTCCGTCTTCGCCCCGCTGGACGACCTCGTGGTCGGCGGCGACGTGGTGGCCGGCGAGCACGTCGCGGCCGTCCTGGACGCCTGCCCGGGGATCCGCGTCGTCAACGGCTACGGCCCCACGGAGAACACCACCTTCTCCACCACCCACCGCATCGGCCGGGACGAGACCGGCGGGCCGCTGCCCGTCGGGCGGCCCATCGCCCACTCCACCGCCTACGTGCTGGACCCCGCGGGCGCCGCGGTGGAGCCGGGCACCGAGGGCGAGCTGTACGTCGGCGGCGACGGCGTGGCGCTCGGCTACCTGGGCCGCCCCGAACTCACCGGGCAGGTCTTCCTGCCCGACCCCTTCCTGCCCGGCGGACGCATGTACCGCACGGGCGACCTCGCGCGACAGCGCCCGGACGGGGTCATCGAGTTCCTCGGCCGCGCCGACGGCCAGGTCAAGATCCGGGGCTACCGCATCGAGCCGGGGGAGATCGAGTCCGTGCTGCGCGGACACCCGTCCGTCGGCGAGGCCGTCGTCGTACCGCTGGTGCGCGAGGGCGGCGAAGCGAGCGACCGCTACCTCGCCGCCTACTTCACGGAGGCCGAACCGCTCGACGTGCGCGAGGTGCGCGAGCACCTGGCGGAGCGGCTGCCGCGCCACCTGATCCCCGGGCACCTCGTCCTGCTCGACTCCATTCCGTTGACCGCCCACGGCAAGGTCGACCGCTCGGCGCTCCCCGATCCGGCCGATCTCCACGACCTGCCGGCGGAGCACGTGCCGCCGCGGGACGCCGTCGAGGAGCGGCTCGTGGCGATCTGGGAGAGCGTGCTGCCCGGCGCCACCGTAGGGGTGCTCGACTCGGCGTTCGACCACGGTGTGGACTCGCTGATGGCGGCCGGTCTCGCGACCGCCATCGGCACGGAGTTCCGCGTTCCCGTGACCGTCGCGGACGTCTTCCGCAACCCGACCGTCGAGGACCTCGCCGTCCTGCTCGGCACCCGGGCGCCCGAGCCCCGGGGGCCCGCCGAACTGCCCGCCGCCCCGCCGGCCGACCACTACCCGCTCGCGCCGCAGCAGTACCCGCTGTTCGTGGCGCAGCACCGGGACGAGGCCTCGGTCCAGTACAACGTGCCGCTGCTGCTGGACCTGCCGGCCGACGTGGACGAGGTACGTCTCGCGGAGGCCTGGCGCGGACTGGTCCGCCGTCACGAGGTCCTGCGCACCGCGTTCCTGCTGAAGGACGAACCGGTGCAGGTGGTGCGCGCCGAGGTCGTGTCGGAGCTGCGCGTCACGCAGGGGGAGCCGCGGCTCGACGAGCTGGTGCGCCCCTTCGACCTGGCGGCCGCGCCGCTGGCCCGGGCGGGCCTGTACCGGTCCGGCGACCGGGCCGTGCTGTTCGTGGACCTGCACCACCTGGTGGTCGACGGACTGTCCCTGGGGCACCTCTTCGGCGACCTCGACGCCCTGTACCACGGCCGGGAGCTGCCGCCGGTCGCGCATCCCTACCGGGACTACGCCCACTGGGCGGCCGCCGGGGAGGGCAAGGGGATCGCCGAGGAGCAGCGCGCGTACTGGACCTCCGCGTTCCGGGGCCGGCCCGCCCCGGCCGAGCTGCCCACCGACCGCCCCCGGCCCGCCCTGCGGACCCACGCGGGCGACTTGCTGCCCTTCGGGCTCGGGACCGGACGCACCGCCGCGCTGCGGGCCTTCGCCGCGCAGCGCTCCGTCACGCTCTTCGCGCCGCTGGCGGCCGCGTACGCGGTCTTCCTGTCCGTGGCCACCGGACAGCAGGACGTCACCGTGGGGGTGCCGGCAGCCGGCCGTACCGCCCCCGGCCTCGACACCGCGGTCGGCATGTTCGTCAACACGGTGTCCCTGCGGCTGCGGCCCTCGGGGGACAAGCCGTTCGGCGCGCTCGTCGAGGAGGCGGCCACCACCGCCCGCGAGGCGTTCGCCCACCAGGACTTCCCGTACGGCGAACTCGTCCGCGAGGCCGGGGAGCCCGTGCCCGGCCGCAACCCCCTCTTCGACACCCTGCTCGCCCTCCAGGCGAGCTCCCTGCAGGCCGTCGAATTCCTGGGACAGCACGTCCTGCTGAGGCCCCGTCACACCGGACAGGGCATGGCCGACCTGAACATGCAGGTCTTCGAGGAGCAGGACGACCTGCACATCGAGTGGGAGTACTCGACGGAGCTCTTCGACCGTGCCACGGTCGCCGCGTTCCGCGACACCCTCCTCGGCATCCTCGACCGGGCGCTCGCGCACCCGGACACGACGGTCGCCGCGCTGGGACGGCCGGCCGGACCCGGCGCCACCGCCACCGACACCACGGCCGCGCCGGAACTTCCCGGCATCGCATTCGACTTCTGA